From the genome of Pelobacter propionicus DSM 2379, one region includes:
- a CDS encoding 3'-5' exoribonuclease YhaM family protein, whose translation MTRQYVADIKDRDPVKGVFLVKEKIMAMAKNGKPYMNLRFMDKSGEVDAKLWDNTDVLDKLFDKNDFVRVRGKASVYMNKMQVVVAEISRVPDEEVNLADFLPESPRSIGEMRQELRDVVGALDNSHLKGLMEAFLADEPLMDQYCKAPAAKGMHHVYLGGLLEHSLALVRLIRAIVPLYEGINEDLLVVGALLHDVGKIQEMSYERAFDYTDAGKLLGHITIGVELVEDKIRQVDGFPRELSLLLKHMLLSHHGQYEFGSPKRPKTVEATILNYLDDMDSKINGIRTHIAKETASSSRWTAHHRLYDRYFFKVNGLDGEEEPVCAREEGCQVVPLEELPPPAVQRPVPRREKQVFSNQPLRKLENLNLFGNGSNEE comes from the coding sequence GTGACACGACAGTATGTTGCGGATATAAAGGACCGGGATCCGGTCAAGGGAGTCTTTCTGGTCAAGGAAAAGATCATGGCCATGGCCAAGAACGGCAAACCGTATATGAATCTGCGGTTCATGGACAAGAGCGGTGAGGTGGACGCCAAACTGTGGGACAACACGGACGTTCTGGACAAGCTCTTCGACAAGAATGACTTTGTCAGGGTGCGTGGCAAAGCCTCGGTCTATATGAACAAAATGCAGGTCGTGGTGGCCGAGATCAGTAGGGTCCCGGATGAGGAGGTCAACCTGGCCGACTTCCTGCCCGAATCGCCCCGCAGCATCGGAGAGATGCGCCAGGAACTGCGCGACGTGGTCGGCGCTCTTGACAATTCCCACCTGAAGGGGCTGATGGAGGCATTTCTGGCCGACGAGCCGCTGATGGATCAGTACTGCAAAGCCCCGGCAGCCAAGGGGATGCACCATGTCTACCTGGGAGGGTTGCTGGAGCATTCACTGGCGCTGGTCAGGCTGATCAGGGCCATCGTACCGTTGTACGAGGGGATCAACGAGGACCTGCTGGTGGTGGGTGCCCTGCTGCACGATGTTGGCAAGATCCAGGAGATGAGTTACGAGCGTGCCTTCGACTATACCGATGCCGGCAAGTTGCTGGGGCATATCACCATCGGCGTGGAACTGGTGGAAGACAAAATCCGTCAGGTGGATGGTTTTCCACGGGAACTGTCGCTCTTGCTGAAACATATGCTGCTCTCACATCATGGCCAGTATGAATTCGGCTCACCCAAGCGCCCCAAGACCGTTGAAGCCACCATCCTGAACTACCTGGATGATATGGATTCCAAGATCAACGGAATCCGCACCCATATCGCCAAGGAGACCGCCAGCAGTTCCCGCTGGACCGCCCATCACCGGCTGTACGACCGCTATTTCTTCAAGGTGAACGGTCTGGACGGGGAGGAGGAACCTGTCTGCGCCCGCGAGGAGGGTTGCCAGGTGGTACCGCTGGAAGAGCTTCCCCCGCCGGCGGTGCAGCGGCCCGTTCCCCGCAGGGAGAAACAGGTGTTCAGCAACCAGCCTCTGCGCAAGTTGGAAAATTTGAACTTGTTCGGCAACGGGTCCAACGAAGAATAG
- a CDS encoding outer membrane beta-barrel domain-containing protein, with translation MKKTARISLLVAGSLIALATAASAENREGAFSLSPVIGGITFGGGQHLETAPVYGIRAGYNFTKALGIEALFDYSNTEPTSNGSKLTNGKNTDYYRMGGELLYHFFPDNKFVPYFAAGYAAHTFKGAVPAGESSDVKGVGDYGLGAKYFLNDKVALRGDVRHLIYRQASETQHAVEYTMGLHFPFGGKTEAAPVAEPAPEPVVAPVAPSDSDGDGVFDTADNCPGTPQGVKVDAKGCPLDSDRDGVYDYQDNCPGTPEGVKVDTKGCPLDSDKDGVYDSYDKCPGTPEGTTVDKTGCPVKLCSPTVLNIEFDTNKSNIKPQYNDELKRVADFLAEFPTAKGAIEGHTDNVGGKAYNMKLSQRRANSVRSYLIKTFNVAPERISAKGHGLTKPVASNKTADGRKQNRRIEANFTCNGK, from the coding sequence ATGAAAAAGACAGCAAGAATCTCGTTGCTGGTGGCAGGCTCCCTGATAGCTCTGGCAACAGCCGCATCCGCCGAAAATAGAGAAGGCGCATTCTCGCTCTCACCCGTAATCGGTGGAATCACGTTCGGAGGCGGTCAGCACCTGGAGACCGCGCCGGTCTACGGCATCCGTGCCGGGTACAACTTCACCAAGGCGTTGGGCATCGAGGCCCTGTTCGACTACTCCAACACCGAGCCGACCAGTAACGGCAGCAAGCTCACCAATGGCAAAAACACCGACTACTACCGCATGGGCGGCGAGCTGCTCTACCACTTCTTCCCCGACAACAAATTCGTCCCCTACTTCGCCGCCGGCTATGCCGCCCATACCTTCAAGGGGGCCGTTCCGGCCGGAGAGAGCTCAGATGTCAAAGGCGTGGGCGACTACGGCTTGGGCGCCAAGTATTTCCTGAACGACAAGGTCGCCCTGCGCGGCGATGTGCGCCACCTGATCTATCGCCAGGCAAGCGAGACCCAGCACGCGGTTGAATACACCATGGGCCTCCACTTTCCCTTTGGCGGAAAGACGGAAGCCGCTCCCGTGGCTGAACCGGCGCCCGAACCGGTGGTGGCACCGGTTGCCCCATCTGACAGCGATGGCGACGGCGTGTTCGATACCGCTGACAACTGTCCCGGAACTCCCCAGGGCGTGAAGGTCGACGCAAAGGGCTGCCCCCTGGATTCCGACAGGGACGGCGTCTATGACTATCAGGATAACTGCCCCGGAACGCCGGAAGGCGTGAAGGTCGACACCAAAGGTTGTCCGCTGGATTCCGACAAAGACGGCGTCTATGACTCCTATGACAAGTGCCCCGGCACCCCGGAAGGCACCACCGTGGACAAGACCGGTTGCCCGGTCAAGCTCTGCAGCCCCACGGTTCTCAACATCGAATTCGACACCAACAAGTCCAACATCAAGCCACAGTACAATGACGAGCTGAAAAGGGTTGCCGACTTCCTGGCCGAATTCCCCACCGCCAAGGGAGCCATCGAAGGCCACACCGACAACGTGGGCGGCAAGGCATACAACATGAAGCTCTCCCAGCGCCGCGCCAACAGCGTACGCAGCTATCTCATCAAGACCTTCAATGTCGCTCCGGAACGCATCAGCGCCAAGGGCCATGGCCTCACCAAACCGGTAGCCAGCAACAAGACCGCCGACGGCAGGAAGCAGAACCGCCGCATCGAGGCAAACTTCACCTGCAACGGCAAATAA
- the hemB gene encoding porphobilinogen synthase, translating to MRESYFRARRIRGNETMRRMVRETSLSVDDLVYPLFSAFGSGIMKEISSMPGIYQQSIEHLVEECREVQGLGIPAVLLFGIPESKDGVGSDAYSDSGIIQETIRAIKREVPGLTVITDVCLCEYTDHGHCGVIEDGDVDNDATLELLAKEALSHVRAGADMVAPSDMMDGRVAAIREALDNSGFSSVPVMSYAVKYASGYYGPFREAAESTPQFGDRRSYQMDPANRREALREASADIDEGADIIMVKPGLPYLDILRDLRNSCNLPLAVYNVSGEYSMVKAAAANGWIDEERVVLETMLGFKRAGADIIITYHAKDVARWLGRN from the coding sequence ATGAGGGAGTCGTACTTCAGGGCGCGCAGGATTAGGGGAAATGAAACCATGCGGCGGATGGTCCGCGAGACCAGCCTGTCGGTCGATGATCTGGTTTACCCGCTGTTTTCAGCCTTCGGCAGCGGCATCATGAAGGAGATCTCCTCCATGCCGGGCATCTACCAGCAGTCCATCGAGCATCTGGTGGAGGAGTGCAGGGAGGTGCAGGGACTGGGTATCCCGGCCGTGCTGTTGTTCGGTATTCCAGAGAGTAAGGATGGGGTGGGGAGCGACGCCTATTCGGACAGCGGCATCATCCAGGAAACGATTCGCGCCATCAAGCGTGAAGTGCCTGGTCTGACGGTCATCACCGATGTCTGTCTCTGCGAATACACCGATCACGGTCATTGCGGCGTGATCGAGGATGGCGACGTGGACAATGACGCGACCCTGGAACTGCTGGCGAAGGAGGCGCTCTCCCATGTCAGGGCCGGGGCCGACATGGTGGCGCCGTCGGACATGATGGACGGCCGTGTGGCGGCAATACGCGAAGCACTGGACAATAGCGGCTTTAGCTCGGTTCCGGTCATGAGCTATGCGGTCAAATATGCCTCCGGGTACTACGGACCCTTCCGCGAGGCTGCCGAGTCAACACCCCAGTTCGGCGACCGCCGCAGCTACCAGATGGATCCTGCCAACCGCAGGGAGGCTTTGCGCGAGGCTTCCGCCGACATCGACGAGGGAGCCGACATCATCATGGTCAAGCCCGGACTCCCCTATCTGGATATCCTGCGCGACCTACGCAACAGCTGCAACCTGCCGCTGGCGGTCTACAACGTGTCGGGCGAATACAGCATGGTCAAGGCCGCTGCGGCAAACGGATGGATCGACGAGGAGCGGGTTGTGCTGGAGACCATGCTCGGCTTCAAGCGCGCCGGCGCCGATATCATCATCACCTATCATGCCAAGGATGTGGCTCGCTGGCTTGGGCGGAACTAG